From the genome of Polypterus senegalus isolate Bchr_013 chromosome 8, ASM1683550v1, whole genome shotgun sequence:
GACCCCTAATAAAGATCAGAACAGGATTTGTTTGGGCTCGTAAGCCTCAATTTTACATAACATGTGTCTGTGTTGTAGTTAAtgctattaaaatatttataaatttatataatatatcatGTAGCAAAATCACATACTACCACCAAatgcatgcagtttttttttttatttatattttattttcagtaatacaCAACCAATTAACTGCATATACAAAGATCTAATGTTTTAAAGAGACTTTTCTCATCTGAAAATCAGTCTTTCACATTCTGAATGTAAACAGAAGATTAATCTGAATATTTCATTTGGATCAGATATCTGTTCATCTTTAGTTCATCTTTGTTTTGTCTGTCCACGAGACCTTTTATCAGATTTCCACAGACTCTTTTAAGTACTGATTCACAAACTGTAATCAGGCCATCCCGTTTTTGTAGCTAACAGTACATTCTACACCTCATAATTCTTCTCTTTAAAATGggaatgaaaatgtgtttatgcaACAAAgcaaattatactgtaaatgtttgtacTCCAGTCATTGGAAATGCACATTTTTCCTTCAATATCATGGACTATAATTCCAGATTGTATTCTTCTGCAGACCGCCTTAAATGGTGAGAGGTACACCAACAATATTTTACCAGAGAAACAGAGATGAttcttcattaaaattaaaaataaaattgtgaccAGCAACCTGGAAGTGTAGTCAACAAACtgttcaaaagaaaagaaaatatgtttgGTATATTGACACACTTTTCCTTGattcccccctctgctccacagtttaaaattacaaactaaaCAATTTagacattgcagactttcatttaagggaatttgcatacatttcagtcatatgccactttttctacatggctCCCCCATtccagggcaccataatgtttgtgacaccGCAATGGCATGTCTATTAAAGCTGTTGTCACATTTAAGACTTTGTTTGTATATCCCTTGCAtatgattcacagacatcaccaggttctgaggatcttctctagtggtgttctgccaagcctctaatacATCCATCTTCAgcccctgcttgttttgggggatTGTCTCCTTACGTTTTCTCTTCAGTATATGAAAGGCCTGCTCATTTGGATTCAAATCAGGcaactggcttggccattcaagaattttctattttttagctttgaaaaacaccTGTGTTGCCTCTGCagtatgtttggctcattatcttgttgtacgACGAAGAGCCGTCCAGTGGGTTTGGAGGCATTTagtggaacttgagcagatcaggggcctcatgcataatgctgtgcgtcgaactcacactataacatgacgtaagcacaaaagccgaaatgtgcttacgcacagaaaaatccagatgcaggaatctgtgcgaactccaacttccgctacataaatcccggtcagcatgaaaagtagcgcacgtgcacgcgcctgctgtcaaGCCCCCATTCCTCcaagaattactcctctttgaatatgcaaatcaatataaatagcccttaagctcagcattctgtgaaaagacaatgggaaaagcactgggaaaatatcagaatttcagcgaataccaagtggaggcaaaggaaaaacatactatttgttcaaataaaccgtgggataatcaacaaaaggaagttgatcgagtgacatagtgtgtcggagaaacttgaaagctcaagttcacaaagttgcacagtgccggaaataaaaaagaagtcacatatcaaagtcgcagtgaaaagccgagtcgtagcccaccgtctgagtgtcatataaaagcttattagggtacagagaaaaaaggcacacggtggggaaaaaagcatgaaatgtcaactttaatctcgaaatttccactttaatcacgtagtttattttgtcattaaagtagaacatcataaacttcatcttaaaatcctttaatttactagtttctcaaatcccatcgtaactaaagtagcacgttaaatgctttgttttgtatttgatcttcaatgtgctctgtgtgtgtgaatcaccacgtgcttccattctttctctttctccgacaggacacagaatccattactttcgtgatattacagctctctgaataattaaaatactgagatgtatacgtgatataattttcatgatgattggaatgaaagcatgttattaagaacacgatggcgcagtgattgttcatgtctcacactagatgctgctgcgccatgcgcgaccttcgatgaaattattgtagcagtactgtctctttcaaacatactaacctgcaattcctgtccttacttttctttccccaaatacccaatcgccacacaatcagctctgtaatagacgttaagccatctgtaagcttacaacgatgattcttcaaaacttttaaggaacactgaaatatcttcatagtacgtgtttaatttttctgtccgtctatccttccagtgtcgcgccagcctcagtaaatatacagcgcgaggcaggaacaatacgtgaacttgctagcgctgcgcaccgtgtcctcacatgtttaattattaacaatatagattatttaaatgaagttaaagttttatctgtataatataatcaacatattttgctgcatttcatcttaaaaatgacattgtcatcatatgtaaatacgcgctttataaagtggctcaggttgtgtgatattataactgtagtgcaagtttacagtgaggtgattgtacttataagtacacacagttctacaaggtgcaattgattgagtgcatttaaagttcttgggatgaaactgtttctgaaccgcgaagtccgtacaggaaaggctttgaaacgttttgctgtggctgagacagcgtgtccttgaagctgtataccgataattctctttccgattagctgctgctgtgattccccactcagatacagtgatataaatactccgagtggtgcagtgagagaaatatggaaaaagatgatccgatgtggcaacccttaatgggagcagctgaaagaagaagaagaagaggatgcagtaagagtaacaacgctaaagcagttatggtatttggaatactatggctattccctggaccattatattgttacaagttaattacaatcagatgcattacactaataaacaatatgcggttagtttcagtgtatttataaagccacgtcatgaaaataaagagtaatcacacaagaacagtagcactgctttgacgctgggtgccgccagtcttcaaaactgagcagagaacttgcgtacgacatggtgtgaggtaccgtggaaatgtgcgtggctttacgccaagtttaggttttatacatagcaatttgaacatggaaacgttcttatgcaacatttccgtgcgtacgcaccatttatacatgagacccagatgtttctacacacctcagaattcattgtgtcaCTGCCATCTGctgttccatcatcaatgaagagaagtatgCCAGGACCTGTGGTAGCCATACATGCCAAAGCCATAACACCCTTACCAcagtgtttaacagatgaggtggtctgctttggatcttgggcagttcctttatgtctccacactttgctcttgccatcactctaatgaggttcatctttatctcatctgtccacaagacctttttctagaattctgcaggctcttttcagtcctttgtcacaaactgtaatctggccgtcCTGTTTTTATGTCTAAttagtggtttgcaccttgcagtgtggcctctatatttctgttcatgaagtcgtCTGCAGATAGtcttctctcacacacacacatcggctcCCTGAAGACTgcttctgatctgtcagacagatgTTTGGGGCTTTTCTTTTACcagagtgaggattcttctgtcctcaacagtggaggtcttccttgggctaccagtccctttgcgattACATAGACCACCTGTgccttctttcttcttaatgatattccagacagttgatttaggtcatcctaagaTCTTAtcgatgtctctaatggttttatttatgttttatagacTCATTGTAacttctttgacttttattggcacagctcttggCCTCCTGTTTAGCAAATGCAACTACAGACTCTAAAAGGTAGAAGTAAgccaaggtatcttatgaagcaatgacacccacctgaggaatcacaaacactgGTGACGCCAAtggtctcaaacattatggtgccctgaaatggggggtaCCATGCAGAaaaattattgatatttttacatggtgtgactgaaacgTATGTAAATCCCCTGAAATGAaattctgcaatgtgcactttaatcatgtctgaattgtctgAGNNNNNNNNNNNNNNNNNNNNNNNNNNNNNNNNNNNNNNNNNNNNNNNNNNNNNNNNNNNNNNNNNNNNNNNNNNNNNNNNNNNNNNNNNNNNNNNNNNNNNNNNNNNNNNNNNNNNNNNNNNNNNNNNNNNNNNNNNNNNNNNNNNNNNNNNNNNNNNNNNNNNNNNNNNNNNNNNNNNNNNNNNNNNNNNNNNNNNNNNNNNNNNNNNNNNNNNNNNNNNNNNNNNNNNNNNNNNNNNNNNNNNNNNNNNNNNNNNNNNNNNNNNNNNNNNNNNNNNNNNNNNNNNNNNNNNNNNNNNNNNNNNNNNNNNNNNNNNNNNNNNNNNNNNNNNNNNNNNNNNNNNNNNNNNNNNNNNNNNNNNNNNNNNNNNNNNNNNNNNNNNNNNNNNNNNNNNNNNNNNNNNNNNNNNNNNNNNNNNNNNNNNNNNNNNNNNNNNNNNNNNNNNNNNNNNNNNNNNNNNNNNNNNNNNNNNNNNNNNNNNNNNNNNNNNNNNNNNNNNTCTCCAACCCCTTTCAATTAAGACTCACATTAAAGGTAACCCATTTCTCTCATGTCCCAGGTTAGCAGCTCCTCCAATTGTGTGCTACTCACCTGTTCCCATTGTAATTTTCAGGCCTCCATGAGACACACAGAGGTGCTGTGTCTGAATCAACAGAAACACTGGAGAATCAGACATCTCCTGGAGATCCATGCACCAGATCTGTTGTTTTTGAGACTCGGTACACAGAGCTGATGGTTATTAATCAGTACAAAAGAACCTACAACGAAACTCAACATGAACTTCTAAAGACAGGGCAGACTCATGCAGAGCTAGTGGAGAAGCGAACAAAGGAGAAATGTGAGCGAATCTGGACAGAGCAACTTTTCAGAAGGAATCCTGGAAGTGAGACTCCTCCTCATGTTGTAGTGGTCAGTGGAGTGGCTGGAATTGGGAAGACTACCATGGTTCAAAAAATCATGTTTGACTGGGCCAGAGGCATCCAGTACCACAGATTTGCATTTGTGTTCCTATTTAAATTCAGGGATCTTAATCTTTTAGATACAGAGAATGAGCCACAAATGCCTCTGACCAGGCTCATTGTGAGACATTATAAATATCTTAATGACCCAAGACTGATAAACATCCTGCAGAAACCTGAATCGCTCCTCTTTATACTTGATGGCCTAGATGAATATAAACACAAGCTGAACTTTAATCAAACACGTCTGTGTACAAAACTCGATGACTATGTTCCTGTTCACACCCTTCTCGTCAGTTTGGTGTGTGGAAACATACTGAAGGGCTGTTCTATCCTAATCACAACCAGGCCAACAGCTCTGGAGTCCTTAGACATGGAGAGAGTTGATCGATTTGCAGAGATCCTGGGTTTCTTCCCCGACCAAAGGCTGATGTACTTTAAGAAGTTCTTTGGTGACTCAGATTTAGGCACTGAAGCTTTTCAGTATGTGGAAGAGAATGCCATTCTGTACACCATGTGTTTTAATCCTTCGTATTGTTGGATTATCTGTTCTGTGCTGAAAAACCACTTCGTGACACCTGAAGAAAAGCGAGGAGCCGCCCCCAGAACTGTCACTGAGCTCTTTGTGCTGTTCCTTCACAATATCCTCACCAATCACAAGCGGGAAGCAGATGACCATCATGAGATTTTTGTCAAACTAGGAAAAATGGCTTATTATGGGGTAGCTAACAAGGTTCTTGTGTTTTATGACAAGTTTGAGATGTTTACCTTTGGCCTCCGTCCAGTCCTGTCCACTCCATTCCTTTCTGGGTTACTCAAAGAAATCCTGCAGCGAGAAAGCACTCTGGAGTACACAACATACACGTTCTTCCACCTCACCCTGCAGGAATTCATGGCAGCCTGCTACTTTTACCTTGATCCATCAGAGGGCAATAAGGAGATGCTTGTGAAACTGGACTCCTGTGAAGATGGCCGATTTGAGATCTTCATTCGATTCCTGGCAGGACTCGCTAGGTATTCTGTGTTTAAAACACTGGATGGAATTCTGGGGAACTTTGAGATAAAGACAGCCAAGAGCATTCTGAAATGGGTGAAGCAGAAAGCTGAACGGGCTCTACAGGGCCAAGATAAAAATGAAGCACTACGAGTGTGTCAGTGGCTGTATGAGACCCAGAATAACAAACTAATTAGAGATGCCATTGGAACAGATTTAAAGATGGACTTTAGTGAATCAACTTTATCTCCTCTGGACTGTGCTGTGCTGGGCTCTGTCATCAGCTGCTGTGGTGAACTTCGGGAGcttatattgtcacaaactcgtCTCACTGCAGAAGGCATCAGGAGACTAGTGCCAGGTCTCATTTTGTGTGAACAAGTCAGGTGAGTTAAAAACCTTCATCAAGAATGTTTTGCTAGATtctcaaaatgaactgttttcttTACTTCTAAGCTCTTTTAATAAGTAATTTCCTCACACTGCAGGATGTGATGTCATTAATGtgacacattattttattatccCACCCTGTTACCTTCTGTTCATTTTACATAACATGTAAAGAGGTTAAAGCTCAGTTCATACTGCATTCCTTATTAATTGGGATGGATAAAAGACCCCATGAGTGCTCTCTTTAATGACATTTTCCCTTATCCTAGTGGGCTTGCAGTATGGTGTATAGAAGCAGACTGAGGAAATGTTGTCTCTTCTTTTGTTATCATTTAGTCAACATAAATGTGATGTGTGACATCACCGTATTACACATATAGCATATGATGGTGTCTTCTTCTTTCCTACGTTCTTATTTTCTGGATATACTCTAAACGACTTGCATTTGATTCAGGGTATTAGTAATTTTTGAGTGTTTTAAGACTTTGATTTTCGGCTTTAGAATTTTAGTGACATATGGTTTTGACCCTGGCCTGTTTCATTTTCCCATTTTTCCCAGGTTTCCACATGTGAAGAAATCAATAACCCCCTTTCAATTACAGGAACTTGTTAGGAAGTCATTAGTGAATTgtagagacaaagagagagagaagtgttGCATAGATTGGAAAGGCTGAAGTCACACAGCCTGCCAGGACCAGATTTGTCCTACAGGGGTTAAGCAAACATGGGGAAGATTGCTATATAAACTAGAAAATGttgtatctatatactgtatataaaagaaaagttaattGTGCATATTCTAGtaactatagaccagtaagcaTATCAATTAATGGAAGCTATTATTACTGAAAGGACTGAACAACACATGGAAAGAACAATTCTATAAGAGAGCAATCAGTATAAGAAATATGCTAGAAATTACAAGGATGTAAAAGAAGGGTACAATCAGAGAGTTGCATGTGATACTATTTATTGTAAGGCTTTTCATAAAGTCCCACAACAGAGCCTAGTGACTAAAAGATGTGTTAGCTTAAGGCAAAGTGTTGTAGGGTAATACAAATTAGCTTAAAATGTGGCATGTTAATTCTTAATTTAGGTGACGTTAAAAGAGGTGTCTTTTAGGAATCAGGGCTGGGGATgctcctctttttaaaatatataaatgatctggatgGCAGAATCAGCCAAATCACtatggatggatttaaaaaaaaattagattttgtcGGGCCACAAGGAAATCTTTGTGGAATAATGTCTCATGGGAAGTTACAAAAATGCATAAATTGTTATTactaattttacagaaaaaaattcaaatatatcATTAAAATTAAAGTGAAGAAATATCACTATGTATTAAAttgcaaaatacaaataatttacacCATCATTTGAACCACAGGTATGAGCAGTATGTTGACCTCATGCTTAAAAATCCTGCAGTTTTGATGATAAAATGCCTTATGGACGTGGAAAGCGTATGCACTAACTGGCAATTATGAGGCATGCACCTGAGAGCAGTCTGTAAAGTAGAAAGTATTGTCTATTATAtcatgttatatatatacatacagtatttatatactatatacaggAAATAACAATGTAAAgacctgggagtcatagtggacttgtcatgGTCCACatcaagacagtgtacagaagtgattaaaaatgaGAATAGGATGTTAAGTTATATATTATAATGTTTGGAGTGCAAGCCAAGGGAAAATATGCTTATATAATGTACCATTTGGAAAACAGTGCAaagttttggtctctaggctacaaaaaagacagaacAATGCTAGAAAAACTCCAAAAGACAGTGACAAGGGTGATTCCAGAACCTTATCGTTCTGGCAAATGGAAACTAGCAAGTAACATGCCTTACGTGTTTAGAATTGTAAAGGTAATTAACATGGTGGATCTcagctgttatttttaaatgacttttttccCAACACACAAGGACACAAATATGCACACATGTTAGAACATTTCTTTTCACAAATCGATTTAAAGAAAAATttgtgtaaaagaggaaaatacccAAGTGGAAATAAGCACCCTCAAGTTAAATTGGAAACATggaatgtttctgtgtttttaaattgatgagcttttgaaatttcaaaaatgtgtactttGCACTCTATTTAAGATATTGTAGCAAATCTGAACTTTTCTGACAAATTTCCTTAATTCAGTTTCCTTGTGCGAAATGCCACAGAAATCAGTTCACTGTGGGTCTGAGTTGTTTCTTCTGGACAAACAGATAAACAGACAGCCGTGGTGATGATAATAGGCGCATGGCATTAAATGTAAACACACCTAAAAATGAGTGAGTTGAATGAAATTGAATATTTGCTCAGTTAGAAGAGCTGGTGTCCTTCAAGTGCAAATTGTTAAAGAGTAAAGGAGGGACCAATAGATACTGTACAACTGGagtcagaatatataaatatCATCAAGAGGccattatatttttgaaatttatttcttCTGGTGTCTGTCTCATGTGCTTTCAGTGCACACCAACTTGTTCCAGTTTCCAGGGTCGTTGGGGGACATGGTGTCTGGGTTCATCATGCACTGGTAATTGTGGTTGATTTAAATAGCCACCCAGTTTGCCATGTCTTCATCCAAGCTACAGAAAAGAAGCCTTTGCTAAACCTGTTGTGAATATTTCATCTTCTCAATTAATCCCATGAGTGCCTGACAT
Proteins encoded in this window:
- the LOC120534645 gene encoding NACHT, LRR and PYD domains-containing protein 3-like → MVINQYKRTYNETQHELLKTGQTHAELVEKRTKEKCERIWTEQLFRRNPGSETPPHVVVVSGVAGIGKTTMVQKIMFDWARGIQYHRFAFVFLFKFRDLNLLDTENEPQMPLTRLIVRHYKYLNDPRLINILQKPESLLFILDGLDEYKHKLNFNQTRLCTKLDDYVPVHTLLVSLVCGNILKGCSILITTRPTALESLDMERVDRFAEILGFFPDQRLMYFKKFFGDSDLGTEAFQYVEENAILYTMCFNPSYCWIICSVLKNHFVTPEEKRGAAPRTVTELFVLFLHNILTNHKREADDHHEIFVKLGKMAYYGVANKVLVFYDKFEMFTFGLRPVLSTPFLSGLLKEILQRESTLEYTTYTFFHLTLQEFMAACYFYLDPSEGNKEMLVKLDSCEDGRFEIFIRFLAGLARYSVFKTLDGILGNFEIKTAKSILKWVKQKAERALQGQDKNEALRVCQWLYETQNNKLIRDAIGTDLKMDFSESTLSPLDCAVLGSVISCCGELRELILSQTRLTAEGIRRLVPGLILCEQVSLYSCSLTSRCCELLSSALSSEQSRLTNLDLGYNNLKDAGIRLLCEGLWSANCKLETLGLQSCGLTSGCCDSLSLAFCADNSHLTELDLGENKLEDSGVHLLCEGLRKPNSTLKELRLYSCGLSSGCCEALASVLSVQDSHLAYLELRKNNLEDLGVIKLCEGIRSPNSKLDSVWLMSTGLTSKCCEALSLALSVEHSQLIELLLEDNNLRDSGVHLLCEGLKSPNCKVELLRLSSCGLTSGCCEALSSAISVVHSQLTELELNDNQLEDSGVHHLCDGLRNKNCKLETLGLESCGLTAQCCEALSSAFSSEHSHLTDLLLDNNNLEDSGVHLLYEGLRNKNCKLETLSSVYTIHGRSRQIFDGVLVLKLQWCSRQNIVLMIEEQDLNVVLTNMATELQMVKLQLGEMQTRLAVSEARAQARAAIKEELGAWAPSQQFASAGNAASEVTYRLYS